Proteins encoded within one genomic window of Amorphoplanes friuliensis DSM 7358:
- a CDS encoding TetR/AcrR family transcriptional regulator — MPTTTTTRPSEARTRLLTTASRIFYSEGIHSVGVDRIIAQAQVTRATFYRHFPGKEDLVVAYLQGADQAIRDQVASIIAEGRPAADTVQAVAAWIAHGIRSDGFRGCAFLNAAAEHHDPAHPVHRAVLAHRQWFLDTIHTLMADIDRTKSEAAAQHFVMLRDGAMAAGCLFDPELICDTFLRGVEGLVLTHGARRTS; from the coding sequence ATGCCGACCACCACCACGACCCGTCCGTCCGAGGCACGCACCCGGCTCCTGACCACAGCGAGCCGCATCTTCTACTCGGAGGGGATCCACTCGGTCGGCGTCGATCGGATCATCGCTCAGGCCCAGGTCACCCGGGCCACGTTCTACCGCCACTTCCCCGGCAAGGAGGATCTGGTCGTCGCCTACCTGCAGGGAGCCGATCAGGCCATCCGCGACCAGGTGGCGTCGATCATTGCCGAGGGCCGGCCGGCCGCCGACACCGTGCAGGCCGTGGCCGCCTGGATCGCCCACGGGATCCGCTCCGACGGCTTCCGCGGCTGCGCCTTCCTCAATGCAGCGGCCGAGCACCACGATCCCGCGCACCCGGTGCACCGAGCCGTCCTGGCACACCGGCAGTGGTTCCTCGACACGATCCACACGCTGATGGCGGACATCGACCGGACCAAGTCCGAGGCCGCCGCGCAGCACTTCGTCATGCTCCGCGACGGCGCGATGGCCGCCGGTTGCCTGTTCGACCCCGAGCTGATCTGCGACACCTTCCTCCGCGGCGTCGAAGGACTTGTCCTGACCCACGGAGCACGCCGGACGTCCTGA
- a CDS encoding alpha/beta fold hydrolase has translation MTTSVDLGDTEVAYTESGTGPAVIWLHGSGPGATGMSNFGGNLPAFADHRNIALDLPGWGRSPRTTDEPLLFHAAKTVSRVMTALGIERAHLVGNSYGGGVAMRLAITEPDRVGRLVLMAPGGVLPPDAPPWPVGLEHLFGYMAAEKPSREAMAEFVRLMVYDQALATDALIDERYRSSLAVHPELPIPPNFGDLTPDLPRIRARTLLIWGREDQTVPLTWAARILNDIPDAELRVLPHCRHWVQYERAAEFNHIVREFLSGGDPSATSNVR, from the coding sequence ATGACGACTTCCGTTGACCTGGGCGACACCGAAGTGGCCTACACCGAATCCGGTACCGGACCCGCGGTGATCTGGTTGCACGGCTCCGGGCCGGGCGCGACCGGCATGAGCAACTTCGGTGGCAACCTGCCGGCCTTCGCCGACCACCGCAACATCGCGCTGGATCTGCCGGGCTGGGGACGCAGCCCACGCACGACCGATGAGCCGCTGCTGTTCCACGCCGCGAAGACCGTCAGCCGGGTGATGACAGCCCTGGGCATCGAGCGGGCCCACCTGGTCGGCAATTCCTACGGCGGCGGGGTCGCGATGCGGCTGGCGATCACCGAGCCGGATCGGGTCGGTCGGCTCGTGCTGATGGCTCCCGGCGGCGTGTTGCCGCCGGACGCGCCGCCGTGGCCGGTCGGTCTGGAGCACCTGTTCGGATACATGGCGGCAGAGAAGCCGTCCCGGGAGGCGATGGCCGAGTTCGTCCGCCTGATGGTCTACGACCAGGCGCTGGCCACCGACGCCCTGATCGACGAGCGCTACCGGTCCAGTCTGGCGGTCCACCCGGAACTGCCGATCCCACCGAACTTCGGCGACCTGACCCCGGATCTGCCCCGCATCCGTGCCCGCACGTTGCTGATCTGGGGCCGTGAGGACCAGACCGTGCCGCTGACCTGGGCCGCCCGCATCCTCAACGACATCCCCGACGCCGAGCTGCGGGTCCTGCCGCACTGCCGCCACTGGGTGCAGTACGAGCGGGCTGCCGAGTTCAACCACATCGTCCGCGAATTTCTGTCCGGCGGAGACCCCTCCGCCACGTCGAACGTGAGGTAA
- a CDS encoding VOC family protein → MGISKLGYVGLNVTDVAAWVDLFDGTLGVGNTREKAGSEEVVLLQLDEFKYRLALYQSAEDSPRHIGWIVDAPAELDRLTGRLTAAGFDVREATADEAATRGAVGLRWFTDPVGFRVELALGEKRTPHPRRPADATPGVTGLGHLVLPSPKLSELRDLYESVLEFRLTDYRAPGLFFFRCNNTHHSIALGTAETASLHHLEIEHGSIDDIGRAFDRAQANDVPVSISLGRHMNDKAISFYVKNPSGFHLEIGYGAIEVGDDYVPHDFGTPSVWGHRHAGTNPFASPAQS, encoded by the coding sequence GTGGGAATCAGCAAGCTGGGGTACGTCGGACTCAACGTCACGGACGTCGCTGCCTGGGTTGACCTGTTCGACGGCACCCTCGGGGTCGGGAACACCCGGGAGAAGGCCGGATCCGAGGAGGTCGTTCTGCTCCAGCTGGACGAGTTCAAGTACCGGCTGGCCCTGTACCAGTCGGCTGAGGACAGCCCGCGTCACATCGGATGGATCGTCGACGCCCCTGCCGAGCTCGACCGGCTGACCGGCCGGCTGACCGCCGCCGGTTTCGACGTGCGGGAAGCGACGGCCGACGAAGCAGCGACCCGGGGTGCCGTCGGGCTGCGCTGGTTCACCGACCCGGTCGGCTTCCGGGTCGAGCTCGCGCTCGGTGAGAAGCGCACGCCGCACCCTCGCCGGCCCGCGGACGCGACACCGGGGGTCACCGGGCTCGGCCACCTGGTGCTGCCCAGCCCGAAGCTGTCCGAGCTGCGCGATCTGTACGAGTCGGTGCTCGAGTTCCGGCTGACCGACTACCGGGCACCCGGCCTGTTCTTCTTCCGCTGCAACAACACCCACCACAGCATCGCGCTGGGTACGGCCGAGACCGCGTCGCTCCACCACCTCGAGATCGAGCACGGGTCGATCGACGACATCGGTCGCGCGTTCGACCGCGCCCAGGCCAACGACGTGCCGGTCTCGATCAGCCTCGGCCGGCACATGAACGACAAGGCGATCTCGTTCTACGTCAAGAATCCCAGCGGATTCCATCTCGAGATCGGGTACGGCGCCATCGAGGTCGGCGACGACTACGTCCCGCACGACTTCGGCACTCCCAGTGTGTGGGGTCACCGGCACGCCGGGACCAACCCGTTCGCGAGCCCGGCGCAGTCGTGA
- a CDS encoding 3-hydroxybutyrate dehydrogenase: MTGDLTGRRAVVTGAAGGIGAAVAARLASLGARVVVCDIDAAGAAEVADRIGGEVLSCDLSRTAELADLTLEADILVNNAGVQHVAPVEEFSPERFSFMLRLMLEAPFLLSRAVLPSMYRKGWGRIVHISSVHGIRASAYKSAYVSAKHGLEGLSKVIAVEGAGKGVTSNCVSPGYVRTPLVEKQIEDQARVHGLSADRVISDVMLTRSAIKRLIEPDEVAGAVAYLCSPEASYVNGTRLVLDGAWSAT; the protein is encoded by the coding sequence GTGACCGGCGACCTGACCGGACGCCGCGCCGTCGTGACCGGTGCCGCCGGTGGCATCGGCGCGGCGGTCGCGGCGCGGCTCGCGTCCCTCGGGGCGCGGGTCGTGGTGTGTGACATCGACGCGGCCGGTGCCGCCGAGGTGGCGGACCGCATCGGTGGCGAGGTGCTGTCCTGCGACCTGAGCCGCACGGCCGAGCTGGCGGATCTCACGCTGGAGGCCGACATCCTCGTCAACAACGCCGGTGTGCAGCACGTTGCCCCGGTCGAGGAGTTCAGCCCCGAGCGCTTCTCCTTCATGCTCCGGCTGATGCTCGAGGCACCTTTCCTGCTCAGCCGCGCGGTCCTGCCGTCGATGTACAGGAAGGGCTGGGGCCGCATCGTGCACATCTCCAGCGTCCACGGCATCCGGGCCAGCGCCTACAAGTCCGCGTACGTCAGCGCGAAGCACGGTCTCGAGGGCCTGTCGAAGGTCATCGCGGTCGAGGGCGCAGGCAAGGGCGTGACCAGCAACTGCGTCTCTCCGGGGTACGTGCGTACCCCGCTGGTGGAGAAACAGATCGAGGACCAGGCGCGGGTGCACGGCCTGTCCGCCGACCGGGTGATCTCGGACGTGATGCTGACCAGGTCGGCGATCAAGCGACTCATCGAACCCGACGAGGTCGCCGGAGCCGTGGCTTACCTGTGCTCGCCGGAGGCGTCGTACGTCAACGGCACGCGCCTGGTGCTGGACGGAGCCTGGAGCGCCACCTGA